The window ACGTTCGATCCTACCTCAACAACCTCACCAGAAAAGTCTGCCCCTGTTCCTTTAGGGAATTGATTACCCGTTAATAGTTTCATCTTGCCTGATCGAAAAAGCGTATCCATAGAGTTTACACTCGACCCATGTACACGAATGAGTACTTCTCCAGTTTCTATAACAGGTTTTGATATAGAATCTTCAAAAAGAACATTCGGTGATCCATATTTAGTATATTGTGCAGCACGCATCTTTTCATTTTTCATTTACTCACTCCATCTCCTAGAAAAAGTATGAACTTGAAGGGTTTTAAAATCAATTTAGCTCTCTAATACATGGGTGACATGGTTTACATATTTGATTATAATAAATGGAATTGATTTAACAAGTACTCAATATAAACTGACTAAGTAAGGAAAAACTGACTAAGGAGTGGATAAAATATGACTGAAAGTGAGCTAAATAAAGCGATAGCTCCAGCAAGTTATGCCTTAAATATATTAGCGGGAAAATGGAATTTAAAAATCTTAGCTGTACTATGTAGTTACAATGATATTCGATATAATGAGTTAAAGCGTAAAGTGTATGGAATTACAGGAACAATGCTCAATCAATCATTAAAGGATTTGATTGAAAACGGAATTGTTCAACGAGTTCAGTATAATGAAGTTCCATCAAGAGTAGAATATTCATTGACTGGGGCAGGACTAGAGCTGATCCCTATATTTGAACAACTTCTTTTATGGGGCGAAAACCAATTAGAAAAATCAAAATAAAATGAATATAAAAAGAAAACTAGATTATCCAAGGGTAACTTTTGCAGTGCTTGATATGGCTGGCCACAACCTGCAAATTGAACAACCCGATGTATTTAACTCATTAGTCCATAACTGGTTAAACAGACTTGAGTCTGAAAATGTTAAGTAGTTTTTCTCTAAATGACTGTCCACTCATCTTAAGTAAGTGGACGTTTTTGTTTGAGAATAATATTTTTATATAATGCAGTCCAATCATCCCCATACCGTTTGAAAGGTTTTTTTGCTATCCATCGAAATGCTTCAACTATTAGTAAGATTTATATGTTTTCTACCGATTTGACCTATGTTAAAAAAGTCTAACTAAACAATCATAAGGCGGGTTGAGTAAATGCTTGGATTACCAAGAGGGGAGGTTTTTTAGTTCCTTGGTCTGTTGAATGGGTCAAAGAATTTGAAATGGAAAAGAAACGAATAGTAGAGGTTATCGGTCAGTACACAGTGAATGTCCACCATATTGGAAGTACAGCAGTAAAGGGTTTAAGTGCGAAGCCAATTATTGATATTGCAATTGAAATAGATGATTTTCTTGACGGAGAACAGTGCGTAACAGCTTTGGAAGGGCTAGGTTATTCATATAAAGGAACCAATGTTTTACCTGAAAGACACTATTTCAACAAAGGAGAACCACGTACACACCAAATCCATATGTATCAAACAGGCAATAGGTATTTACTCGAACAGTTAAATTTCAGGG is drawn from Bacillus pumilus and contains these coding sequences:
- a CDS encoding winged helix-turn-helix transcriptional regulator gives rise to the protein MTESELNKAIAPASYALNILAGKWNLKILAVLCSYNDIRYNELKRKVYGITGTMLNQSLKDLIENGIVQRVQYNEVPSRVEYSLTGAGLELIPIFEQLLLWGENQLEKSK